The Echinicola rosea genome has a segment encoding these proteins:
- a CDS encoding glycoside hydrolase family 28 protein — protein sequence MISRFRYHSIVMILLGFVLVAACKQEQKKEGSKAPDAWDQVSGILETIQTPEFPDRTFSITDYGAVGDGKSDASTAIAEAIKSCVEAGGGRVLVPEGDYATGPIYLESNINLHLEKGARLLFSTDPKDYLPLVYTRWEGVELMNYSPLIYAFEEENIAITGEGVLDGQANETNWWPWKGKTQYGYKAGDPQQEDPDKRHALFQMAEDGVPVEERKFGEGFYLRPQFVQPYRCKNVLVEGVKIVHSPMWILNPVLCENVTIQGVTVESHGPNSDGCDPESSKNVLIKDCYFNTGDDCIAIKSGRNADGRRINVPSENIIIQNCKMADGHGGVVIGSEISGGVRNVFAEDCEMNSPHLDRALRIKTSSMRGGVIEDIYLRNIDVGQIAQQVIRVNMFYEDSGAYVPTVRNIHVENMTVENGGKVGVLLEGYKNSPVENIKLENLTVKQVTEDYKFSNVKNVHFENVMINGKPVSYDQD from the coding sequence ATGATTAGCCGATTTCGATATCATTCCATTGTCATGATACTGTTGGGTTTTGTCCTAGTGGCAGCATGTAAGCAGGAGCAAAAAAAGGAGGGAAGTAAAGCACCTGATGCTTGGGATCAGGTGTCCGGTATTTTGGAAACCATCCAGACACCTGAATTTCCGGACCGGACTTTTTCGATTACCGACTATGGCGCCGTGGGAGACGGGAAGTCAGATGCCAGTACGGCCATTGCGGAGGCCATTAAGTCATGTGTAGAAGCTGGTGGAGGTAGGGTACTCGTTCCTGAAGGTGATTATGCCACAGGGCCTATTTATTTGGAAAGCAATATAAACCTGCATTTGGAAAAGGGTGCTAGGTTGTTGTTTTCCACTGATCCCAAAGACTATTTACCACTAGTATATACCCGATGGGAAGGGGTAGAGTTGATGAATTATTCTCCGTTGATCTATGCATTTGAAGAGGAAAACATCGCCATTACCGGTGAGGGGGTATTGGACGGACAGGCCAATGAAACCAATTGGTGGCCGTGGAAAGGTAAAACGCAATACGGTTATAAAGCGGGAGACCCACAGCAAGAAGATCCTGACAAGCGACACGCACTTTTCCAAATGGCAGAGGACGGGGTGCCCGTGGAGGAAAGGAAGTTTGGAGAGGGCTTTTACCTTCGTCCGCAGTTTGTGCAGCCCTATCGGTGCAAGAATGTGTTGGTAGAGGGAGTAAAGATCGTCCATTCACCCATGTGGATATTGAATCCAGTGCTATGCGAAAATGTGACCATCCAAGGAGTAACAGTAGAAAGCCACGGGCCCAATTCGGATGGCTGTGATCCGGAATCGAGTAAAAACGTGCTCATAAAAGACTGTTATTTTAACACTGGGGATGATTGTATAGCCATCAAGTCAGGTCGAAATGCCGACGGAAGAAGGATTAATGTGCCCAGTGAGAATATCATTATCCAAAATTGCAAAATGGCCGATGGGCATGGAGGCGTGGTTATTGGCAGTGAAATTTCCGGCGGTGTACGGAATGTTTTTGCGGAAGATTGTGAGATGAACAGTCCCCACTTGGACAGGGCACTCCGTATCAAAACCAGTTCTATGAGAGGTGGTGTGATCGAAGATATTTATTTGAGAAATATTGACGTTGGCCAGATTGCGCAGCAAGTGATTCGTGTAAATATGTTTTATGAAGATAGCGGCGCATATGTCCCTACAGTAAGGAATATCCATGTGGAGAATATGACCGTAGAAAATGGTGGTAAAGTCGGTGTGCTATTGGAAGGCTATAAAAACTCTCCGGTGGAGAATATAAAGCTAGAAAATTTGACGGTCAAGCAGGTAACAGAGGATTATAAGTTCTCTAATGTGAAAAATGTGCATTTCGAAAATGTCATGATCAATGGTAAACCGGTAAGTTATGATCAAGATTAA
- a CDS encoding pectate lyase family protein: protein MNFNYYVFRAFFAMLLLMVNVSCSDSEPNPDLVDEEEDEEPYEGPEYAFPGAEGYGQFTTGGRGGKVYYVTKLADDNSQGTLRYALNQSGKRTIIFNVGGTIELKSRLNISRGNVTVAGQTAPGGGITLRNYPVTIDADNVIIRYLRFRMGDTAQQEGDALGGRFHKDIIIDHCSMSWSTDECVSFYANENFTLQWCIIAESLKNSVHEKGNHGYGGIWGGKYVSFHHNLLAHHDSRNPRLGEEAGKAFALTDLVDLRNNVIYNWGNNAAYGGEAMNVNIVNCYYKPGPATPSGSKRNRIMSIDKNKNEGTEVYDIWGKFYIDGNVVDGSSQTADDNWTYGVYNQFHGSYGTVSEADKAKMKMDQPHEMEGYTVTTHSAEEAYDLVLDYAGANLNRDEVDARIIASVQQGDFDAEGSNGSTNGIIDTQSDVGGWPMLEAGLPVTDSDEDGMPDNWETANELDPNDPDDRNQLKSGTPYTFLEVYLNSLIKDFPLE from the coding sequence ATGAATTTCAATTATTATGTTTTCCGTGCGTTTTTTGCGATGTTACTGCTGATGGTTAATGTGAGCTGCAGCGACTCCGAGCCGAATCCTGATCTTGTGGATGAAGAGGAAGATGAGGAACCCTATGAGGGGCCGGAATATGCTTTTCCTGGAGCGGAGGGCTATGGACAGTTTACTACTGGAGGCCGTGGCGGCAAGGTGTATTATGTAACCAAATTAGCTGATGACAATTCCCAGGGAACCCTTCGGTATGCCCTAAACCAAAGCGGAAAACGAACGATAATTTTTAATGTAGGTGGTACGATCGAGTTAAAATCCCGATTGAATATTTCGCGGGGAAACGTCACCGTGGCAGGACAGACTGCACCGGGTGGTGGGATTACGCTTCGAAATTATCCAGTGACCATTGACGCTGACAATGTCATCATCCGTTATTTGCGTTTCCGGATGGGAGACACTGCCCAGCAAGAGGGAGATGCATTGGGAGGACGATTCCATAAAGATATCATTATTGACCATTGCTCGATGAGCTGGTCCACCGATGAATGCGTTTCGTTTTATGCCAATGAAAATTTCACCCTGCAGTGGTGTATCATTGCGGAGAGTTTAAAAAATTCGGTGCACGAAAAAGGAAATCATGGCTATGGTGGTATTTGGGGAGGAAAATATGTTTCTTTTCACCACAATCTCCTGGCTCACCACGACAGCAGAAATCCGCGGTTGGGAGAAGAGGCCGGAAAGGCATTTGCCTTAACGGATTTGGTGGATCTTAGAAACAATGTCATTTATAATTGGGGCAATAATGCTGCTTATGGCGGTGAAGCGATGAATGTAAATATCGTGAACTGTTATTACAAGCCCGGACCAGCCACGCCCTCTGGCAGTAAGCGAAATCGTATTATGTCCATCGACAAAAATAAAAACGAAGGTACGGAAGTGTATGATATCTGGGGCAAGTTTTATATCGATGGAAATGTGGTGGACGGTAGTAGCCAGACTGCTGATGATAACTGGACCTATGGTGTGTACAACCAATTTCATGGTAGTTATGGTACAGTGAGCGAAGCAGATAAGGCCAAAATGAAAATGGATCAACCGCATGAAATGGAAGGATATACCGTAACGACCCATAGTGCAGAAGAAGCATACGACTTGGTCCTAGACTATGCTGGAGCCAATTTAAATAGAGATGAGGTGGATGCCCGCATAATAGCCAGTGTTCAGCAAGGTGATTTTGACGCCGAAGGCTCAAATGGAAGTACAAATGGTATCATTGATACCCAGAGTGATGTGGGAGGATGGCCGATGCTGGAAGCGGGATTACCTGTCACCGATTCGGACGAAGATGGAATGCCTGACAATTGGGAGACGGCCAATGAACTCGATCCCAATGACCCTGATGATCGCAATCAGCTTAAATCCGGTACCCCCTACACTTTCTTGGAAGTTTATCTCAATAGTCTGATCAAGGATTTTCCATTGGAGTAG
- a CDS encoding VOC family protein has product MKFEHFAINVAKPRAMSDWYEKHVGLSVVSKQDSSPYMTFLADDSDTIMLEIYNNPKAPVLDFNSQHPLVLHLALVSEDPDADRDRLVAAGAEVISDDILGDGSHLVMLKDPWGLALQLCKRAKPMLK; this is encoded by the coding sequence ATGAAATTTGAACATTTTGCGATCAATGTAGCCAAGCCACGAGCGATGTCCGATTGGTATGAAAAGCATGTTGGCCTCAGTGTCGTGAGCAAACAAGATTCCAGTCCCTATATGACCTTTTTGGCTGACGACAGTGATACCATTATGTTGGAGATTTATAATAATCCAAAAGCTCCTGTGCTAGACTTTAATAGCCAACATCCCTTAGTGCTCCATTTGGCCTTGGTTTCTGAAGATCCGGATGCTGACCGTGATAGACTAGTGGCTGCAGGAGCAGAGGTGATCAGCGATGATATTCTTGGTGATGGTTCGCATTTGGTCATGTTAAAGGATCCTTGGGGGCTGGCACTGCAGCTTTGCAAACGTGCAAAACCCATGCTGAAGTAG
- a CDS encoding DUF4957 domain-containing protein, whose product MNFIKNNIYQSICILVLGLIVINGCKEDDEMFERTRLFRPVLIEDLYSEENTIIINMGKMKEAVSYTLEVSRDSFATAPEYVIDTDTNYVELNQELLGQSLFWDMLYQVRATAHADDPDYDSKVSDLGSVRTQRFPTILNDPESYDVIDVAAHVTWQTIGAAVTEVKAFSAEDLYLETPLIEQEVSTDEQEAGDMILNGLEPEMEYQVAIYSEDVLRGWVNYSTLPQDIDPNAPGVIDIRENTSPSAVSDAVAMAPDGAIILVQRGVTYDFPEDNLNKSITIRAAYGFGEQKAKLYTTGNWDIDDNSDIDHIRFIDLELRGEDYGGDYVFNPNRENVHVGELSFENCEIGTFRGIVRARTSTVIDNYIIRNSVVDSIGGYGLFTVDTEATAMIKNIRFENSTFNKIQFGVTSRSNSESFVIESCTFANFVSGGSGFFRYRGGDGNNNVAQGIVIHNSIFGHGWDEAMEDNYAIRGIYDGLEDTNFDIVNVYSTNDFGFSSGEIPGFPVGNYNGAQSDLWVDPANNDFNFQDRGFAGRYDSGDPRWRVQL is encoded by the coding sequence ATGAATTTTATCAAAAACAATATATACCAAAGCATCTGTATCCTTGTGCTAGGCCTGATCGTGATCAATGGCTGTAAGGAAGATGATGAAATGTTTGAAAGGACAAGGCTGTTCAGGCCGGTGTTGATCGAGGACCTTTATTCGGAAGAAAATACCATCATCATCAACATGGGCAAAATGAAGGAAGCGGTATCCTATACCTTGGAAGTGAGCAGGGACTCTTTTGCTACTGCTCCTGAGTATGTGATCGATACCGACACCAATTATGTGGAACTTAACCAAGAGCTCCTTGGGCAATCACTGTTTTGGGACATGCTCTATCAAGTGAGGGCTACGGCACATGCCGATGATCCTGATTATGATAGTAAGGTTTCCGATCTTGGGTCAGTGCGTACCCAGCGGTTTCCGACGATCCTGAACGATCCGGAGAGCTATGATGTGATTGATGTGGCGGCACATGTTACTTGGCAGACCATAGGAGCTGCAGTGACAGAAGTGAAGGCCTTTAGCGCAGAGGACCTGTATTTGGAAACGCCCTTGATCGAGCAAGAAGTATCTACTGATGAGCAAGAAGCTGGCGACATGATCCTCAACGGTCTAGAGCCAGAAATGGAATATCAAGTGGCCATTTACAGTGAGGATGTCCTTCGAGGTTGGGTAAATTATTCCACATTGCCTCAGGATATTGACCCCAATGCACCTGGTGTAATTGACATAAGAGAGAATACCAGCCCTTCAGCAGTGTCTGACGCCGTGGCCATGGCTCCTGATGGTGCCATTATTTTGGTACAGCGCGGAGTGACCTATGATTTCCCAGAGGATAACCTGAACAAATCCATCACCATTCGCGCTGCATATGGTTTTGGTGAGCAAAAAGCCAAACTCTACACGACTGGCAATTGGGACATTGATGATAATTCTGATATCGATCACATCCGTTTCATCGACTTGGAGCTGAGAGGGGAAGACTACGGTGGAGATTATGTCTTTAATCCGAACCGGGAAAATGTCCATGTAGGTGAACTGAGTTTTGAGAATTGTGAGATTGGTACTTTCCGGGGCATTGTCAGGGCGCGTACCAGTACGGTTATTGATAATTATATCATTAGGAATTCGGTAGTGGACAGCATTGGGGGGTATGGATTGTTTACGGTAGATACTGAAGCTACGGCCATGATCAAGAATATTCGTTTTGAAAACTCCACGTTCAATAAGATCCAATTCGGAGTGACCTCCCGTAGTAACTCAGAGTCATTCGTTATTGAGAGTTGTACCTTTGCCAATTTCGTAAGTGGTGGATCCGGTTTCTTCCGATACAGAGGGGGAGATGGCAATAATAATGTGGCCCAAGGAATCGTGATTCACAATAGTATCTTTGGTCATGGTTGGGATGAGGCCATGGAAGATAATTATGCCATCCGGGGAATTTATGATGGATTGGAGGATACTAATTTTGACATTGTAAATGTCTATAGTACCAATGATTTCGGCTTTAGCAGTGGTGAAATTCCTGGATTCCCAGTGGGGAATTATAATGGTGCCCAATCAGATCTTTGGGTAGATCCGGCGAATAACGATTTCAATTTCCAAGACAGAGGATTTGCTGGTCGTTACGACAGCGGAGATCCACGATGGAGGGTACAATTGTAA
- a CDS encoding RagB/SusD family nutrient uptake outer membrane protein — translation MKIKHIIIAAATATMMSSCQDFLEPESLSTFDLNYIYSNVDDARKGVNAIYSHFGQDAFRSRLSNNMTGNTDIEHSSGWGSNGDRYQIWDLEALESNRDLQIVWTYAYRAIRDANIAIEGLEASGMLESTDAATAQTMNQLLGEAYTLRAYWYSMLTYYFGDVPYMIEAPKAGLDFNLPKKDRNEILTEEINNLINVEEKMLWADQVPNGIEQVNREYTLGMIARLSLQRGGYFLNPDLTMTRESDYLDYYQIAKDYSQKLISLKDRELNPSFRQVFMNQCTFQTPVNNDMLFEVPFALGNGDVGWNIGVRVEGGNTASHDYGSGNNYMAIPPTYYLSFDTLDTRRDVTCSLYKVTTEFTYEFVNGGLDIGQGKWSRHFLPTPPGKSTAKGTGINWPMMRYSDVLLMFAEAENELNGPTADAQEALKRVRRRAFDAAHWGEKVDAYVGQVSGGKDTFFEAIVDERAWEFGGEMIRKYELIRWGIYSEKVAETVEGLKELADDAFNGTTQYPDYMYWKVNESGNFTILNPNKRVVAPPDDTWTQQSFLLALHSDEFGYQEWVTRDWANYINGPQPGVVRYIFPIPTEAIANSQGTLTNDGYGF, via the coding sequence ATGAAAATTAAACATATAATTATAGCAGCGGCTACGGCGACCATGATGAGTTCTTGTCAGGACTTCCTGGAGCCAGAATCGCTTTCTACATTTGATTTGAACTATATCTATTCGAATGTGGATGATGCCAGAAAAGGTGTCAATGCCATTTATTCCCATTTTGGACAGGATGCCTTCCGGTCCAGGTTATCCAATAACATGACCGGCAATACGGATATAGAACACTCCAGTGGTTGGGGTAGCAATGGTGACCGGTATCAAATATGGGATTTGGAAGCCTTGGAAAGCAATAGGGACCTGCAGATCGTTTGGACCTATGCATACCGTGCCATCCGTGATGCCAATATCGCGATAGAAGGTTTGGAAGCCAGTGGTATGCTGGAGTCCACCGATGCAGCGACCGCCCAGACGATGAACCAACTTTTGGGAGAGGCTTATACGCTTCGGGCATATTGGTACAGCATGTTGACATACTATTTTGGAGACGTACCTTATATGATCGAAGCTCCCAAGGCTGGGCTTGATTTTAACCTGCCCAAAAAGGACAGGAATGAGATCCTGACCGAAGAGATCAACAACCTGATAAATGTCGAGGAAAAAATGCTCTGGGCAGATCAGGTACCCAATGGCATTGAGCAGGTAAATAGAGAATATACCTTGGGAATGATCGCCCGTCTTTCACTGCAAAGAGGGGGATATTTCTTGAATCCAGACTTGACGATGACTCGGGAAAGTGACTATCTGGACTATTATCAAATAGCCAAGGACTATTCGCAAAAGCTGATCAGTCTAAAAGACCGAGAGCTAAACCCTAGCTTCCGCCAGGTTTTCATGAATCAGTGTACTTTCCAGACCCCAGTTAATAACGATATGCTATTCGAAGTGCCCTTTGCCCTTGGCAATGGTGATGTAGGGTGGAATATAGGTGTAAGGGTAGAAGGAGGCAATACTGCTTCTCATGATTATGGTTCTGGAAATAACTATATGGCGATTCCGCCTACCTATTACCTTTCCTTTGATACCTTGGATACCAGAAGGGATGTGACCTGCTCACTTTATAAGGTGACGACTGAATTTACCTATGAATTTGTAAATGGTGGGCTGGATATCGGCCAAGGAAAATGGAGCCGCCACTTCCTGCCTACACCTCCCGGTAAATCCACCGCTAAGGGAACTGGAATTAACTGGCCAATGATGCGCTATTCAGATGTATTGCTGATGTTTGCGGAGGCCGAGAATGAGCTGAATGGTCCTACGGCTGATGCCCAAGAGGCATTGAAGCGTGTAAGGCGGAGAGCCTTTGATGCGGCACATTGGGGAGAAAAAGTAGATGCCTATGTCGGACAAGTCTCTGGCGGAAAGGATACCTTTTTCGAAGCCATTGTGGACGAGCGTGCCTGGGAGTTTGGTGGTGAAATGATCCGTAAATATGAATTGATCCGATGGGGGATTTATTCCGAAAAGGTAGCCGAAACGGTGGAAGGATTGAAGGAATTGGCTGATGATGCCTTTAACGGTACCACTCAGTATCCGGATTACATGTATTGGAAAGTGAATGAAAGTGGAAATTTCACCATTTTGAACCCCAATAAGCGCGTAGTGGCGCCGCCTGATGATACCTGGACACAGCAATCTTTCTTGCTGGCACTGCATAGTGATGAATTTGGCTATCAGGAATGGGTAACCAGAGATTGGGCAAACTATATCAACGGTCCACAACCGGGCGTGGTACGGTATATATTCCCAATCCCTACGGAGGCTATCGCCAATAGCCAAGGGACGTTGACCAATGACGGTTATGGATTTTAA
- a CDS encoding SusC/RagA family TonB-linked outer membrane protein, with amino-acid sequence MMFTQNLSGFTRCISLLLILMVIGVMDLQAQTLEITGVVKSSEGETIPGVTVMLKGSGTGTSTDMDGAYKLTVNDPNGTLMFSSIGMIKQEIPINGRSSIDVTMEMDVAQLDMVEVVDYGYGTVKKTDMTGSVASMSGKELAKIPVASAAQAITGRLPGVRVLTTDGSPGADVVIRVRGGGSVTQDNSPLYVVDGFIVGSIRDIPPTDIESITVLKDAAATAIYGAQAANGVIVVTTKTPKAGKTSISYNNFFQWKSLPKDRRYNVLDAYEFTLANYEYAKLQSDAAVRNFEKFYGVYDDLELYQQKPTTDWQDELFGDPKLSQYHNLSISGGTEKTKFMLSLTNNTDEGLMLNSGYKRNVINFKLNHQLADRLTMDVGARVTHTVIDGAGTSGNAQISIKDAVQTRPTNGIADELDIDLNQINSEDDFQSFLLSLVSPVELAKQDWRKRSEYDYVFNAGLTWEIIDDLNFKSTFNGSRDFREDLRFYGPLTGESFNNGNNMPLGQRDDRSTFSYRWLNSVSYKFDNLGTDHDLDFLVGQEVYSSGGKRSFLRAEDFRLSITPEELFANMTFGRADRHETEDYTNSNRFSLFGRANYQFKGKYLFTATVRSDASSKFSEENRVGIFPAVALGWKISEEDFLKASSWVDELKLRLSWGETGNDRIESTATQFLFSASTNRGPGFGNTDNVFYQPSSSTLYNPDLKWETTITKNIGLDFTLFKAKVEGSLDFYRNVTRDLLLQSAIPPNTGFSTQWNNVGSTSNQGVELGINAFIIDKPDFSLSVNFNTGINQARVEELDGTNERFFQSNWASTDLNNINDFYLRVGGKIGDVYGYVTDGYYTEDDFEGYDATAGEYILKADVPNSTSVVGNTNIRPGFLKLKDLNEDGQIDADDRKVIGNTLPKNQGGFGVNARWKGFDAAIFFNYQFGNDVYNTGKIQYNQFRRVTYGNMLTTMSSENRYTYLDVDGTYTGTPGEIVTDLGQLEEMNAGKNIWSHNSYGIAGAVIHSWAIEDGSFIRLNNLTVGYSLPTELISRIGLSQFRVYATGNNLKLWTDYTGYDPEVSTSRSSSYSALTPGVDYSSFPRSRSYTVGVNVTF; translated from the coding sequence ATGATGTTTACCCAAAATCTTTCGGGTTTTACCCGATGCATCTCATTGCTATTGATACTGATGGTAATTGGTGTCATGGACCTGCAGGCCCAGACATTGGAGATTACCGGAGTTGTCAAAAGCTCAGAAGGTGAGACCATACCCGGTGTCACCGTTATGCTAAAAGGATCAGGTACAGGAACCAGCACCGACATGGATGGAGCCTATAAACTGACTGTTAACGACCCCAATGGAACCTTAATGTTTTCGTCCATTGGCATGATCAAACAGGAAATTCCGATCAATGGCCGTTCGTCCATAGATGTGACCATGGAAATGGACGTGGCTCAGCTGGACATGGTAGAGGTAGTGGACTACGGTTATGGAACGGTAAAAAAGACCGATATGACCGGATCCGTGGCGTCGATGTCCGGTAAAGAATTGGCCAAGATTCCCGTGGCCAGTGCAGCTCAGGCCATTACAGGCCGGCTTCCCGGTGTAAGGGTCTTGACCACCGATGGTTCGCCTGGAGCCGATGTAGTCATCCGTGTGCGGGGCGGTGGATCAGTTACCCAGGACAACTCCCCCCTTTACGTTGTGGATGGTTTTATCGTGGGAAGTATTCGCGACATTCCACCAACAGATATCGAGTCGATTACCGTACTAAAGGATGCGGCAGCAACGGCCATATATGGAGCCCAAGCCGCTAATGGTGTTATCGTAGTAACCACCAAAACCCCTAAGGCAGGCAAGACATCCATTTCCTATAACAATTTCTTCCAATGGAAGAGCCTTCCCAAGGATAGACGGTACAACGTCCTCGATGCTTATGAATTTACACTGGCCAATTATGAATATGCCAAGTTGCAGTCAGATGCAGCAGTGAGGAATTTCGAGAAGTTTTATGGGGTGTATGATGACTTGGAGCTTTATCAACAAAAGCCAACCACAGACTGGCAAGATGAGCTTTTTGGCGATCCAAAACTCAGCCAATACCATAACCTCAGCATCAGCGGTGGTACCGAGAAAACCAAATTTATGCTCAGCCTTACCAACAATACCGATGAAGGGTTGATGCTGAATTCGGGTTACAAGCGAAATGTGATCAATTTCAAATTGAACCATCAGTTGGCAGACCGCCTGACCATGGACGTAGGAGCAAGGGTGACCCACACGGTGATCGACGGTGCTGGTACCTCAGGGAATGCACAAATAAGCATTAAAGATGCCGTCCAAACGCGGCCCACTAATGGTATTGCGGATGAGCTTGATATCGATTTGAACCAAATCAATTCCGAGGATGATTTCCAGTCTTTTTTATTAAGCCTTGTAAGTCCTGTAGAATTGGCTAAACAAGATTGGCGCAAAAGGTCAGAATATGATTATGTCTTTAATGCAGGATTGACCTGGGAAATCATAGATGACCTTAATTTTAAATCAACTTTTAACGGCTCCCGGGACTTTAGGGAAGATTTAAGGTTCTATGGTCCCTTGACCGGCGAATCCTTCAATAATGGTAACAATATGCCGCTGGGCCAAAGGGATGACCGATCCACCTTTTCCTACCGTTGGTTAAACAGTGTTTCCTATAAGTTTGACAACTTGGGTACTGATCACGACCTTGATTTTCTTGTGGGGCAGGAAGTGTATTCTAGTGGTGGAAAAAGGAGTTTCCTTCGAGCAGAAGACTTTAGGCTGTCCATTACGCCGGAGGAATTGTTTGCCAATATGACTTTTGGCCGTGCAGACCGTCATGAAACCGAGGATTATACCAACTCAAATCGTTTTTCATTGTTTGGTAGGGCCAATTATCAATTTAAGGGTAAATATCTCTTTACAGCCACCGTAAGATCCGATGCATCAAGCAAATTTTCTGAGGAAAATCGGGTGGGTATCTTCCCGGCCGTGGCCTTGGGGTGGAAAATCTCCGAAGAGGATTTCTTAAAGGCTTCCTCTTGGGTTGATGAGCTGAAGTTGCGCTTAAGCTGGGGTGAAACAGGGAATGACAGGATCGAATCCACTGCCACACAGTTCCTGTTTAGCGCTTCCACAAACAGGGGGCCAGGCTTTGGAAATACCGATAATGTATTTTACCAACCATCCAGCAGCACGCTGTATAACCCAGACTTGAAATGGGAAACCACCATTACCAAAAATATCGGCTTGGATTTCACCTTGTTCAAAGCCAAAGTGGAAGGTAGTTTGGATTTTTATAGAAATGTCACTAGGGATTTGTTGCTTCAATCTGCCATCCCGCCAAACACGGGGTTTTCTACCCAATGGAACAATGTCGGAAGCACCTCAAACCAAGGGGTCGAACTGGGCATCAACGCCTTTATCATCGACAAGCCTGACTTCTCGCTTTCGGTAAACTTTAATACAGGGATTAACCAAGCGCGGGTAGAAGAGCTGGACGGCACCAATGAACGGTTCTTCCAGTCCAACTGGGCCAGTACGGACTTGAATAATATCAATGATTTTTACCTGCGTGTAGGAGGCAAGATCGGTGATGTGTATGGCTATGTGACGGACGGATACTATACCGAGGATGATTTTGAAGGCTATGATGCTACTGCGGGGGAATATATCCTGAAAGCAGATGTGCCAAATTCCACTTCTGTGGTCGGCAATACGAATATCAGACCGGGATTCCTGAAGCTCAAGGACCTCAATGAAGATGGGCAGATCGATGCGGATGACAGAAAGGTGATCGGCAACACTTTGCCTAAAAATCAAGGTGGTTTTGGGGTGAATGCCAGATGGAAAGGTTTTGATGCAGCTATCTTCTTCAATTACCAGTTTGGAAATGATGTTTACAATACTGGTAAGATCCAGTATAACCAATTTAGAAGGGTGACATACGGAAATATGCTGACCACCATGTCATCAGAAAACCGCTATACCTATTTGGATGTGGACGGAACTTACACCGGGACACCTGGTGAAATTGTTACCGATCTTGGGCAGCTAGAGGAAATGAACGCCGGTAAGAATATCTGGTCGCACAACAGTTATGGCATTGCTGGAGCCGTGATCCATTCTTGGGCCATTGAGGATGGTTCATTTATCAGGTTGAACAACCTAACGGTAGGCTATTCTTTACCTACTGAGTTGATTTCTCGGATTGGACTGTCCCAGTTTAGGGTTTACGCGACAGGAAACAACTTGAAGTTGTGGACGGATTACACTGGCTACGATCCAGAGGTAAGTACCAGCAGAAGCAGCAGTTATTCTGCGTTGACTCCAGGGGTAGATTATTCTTCTTTCCCAAGGAGCCGATCCTATACAGTAGGTGTTAATGTGACATTCTAA